The stretch of DNA AAAGAAGTAGAAGAAAATGCCGTTAACGTCCGCAAATACGGAGAACAAAAGTCAGCAACAGAGCCATTTGGACAATTTCTCGAGTCATTAAAAGCAGAAGTAAAAAGAGGATAACTTAGTAAAGGGAGATTCGTCTCCCTTTTTTACTTTGAAAAAAGAAAAAATTTCTATTGAATAATTTTTCGTTTCTTGATAGAATGAATTTCGTTGCCATATGAAATGCAATGCATGTTTGACATTACGTCTTTGCTTATGTTATAGTAACTAAGGAAAATTGAATACTAGTTTTGGGAAAAGAAGAAGCACCCGCTTCTCACCTGATTGACGCAATTGGCAGTTGGCAGGTTTTACGTGAACTCTTTAGTTTATTACTTTTGTTTCGTAAAGTGTGGGTGTATTACATCCGCACTTTTTTATTTGTAAAAAACAAAGCATTTAAAAAAGTTGTTCATTTCTTGCCGAAACAGCAAAAGCGTCTCAAAGTCATTCAAGTGACTTTCTTGACCCGAAAGTTGTATTCGTGAAAACCTTGGAGGTGGCTAATTATTAGCAAAGACATGTTGTTAAATGAGGGTATCCGCGCTCGCGAAGTTCGCTTAATTGATCAAAACGGCGAACAATTGGGGATTAAAACCAAATTTGAAGCGCTGGAGATTGCCGGACGAGTGAATCTTGACTTGGTACTAGTTGCACCAAATGCGAAACCTCCGGTAGCCCGAATTATGGACTATGGCAAATTTAAATTCGAGAATCAAAAGAAAGAAAAAGAAGCTCGAAAAAATCAAAAGATTATTGTTACAAAAGAAGTTCGTCTAAGCCCAACAATTGATGAGCATGACTTTAATACAAAACTTCGCAATGCGATTAAGTTTTTGGAAAAAGGCGACAAGGTAAAAGCTTCAATCCGCTTCAAGGGCCGGGCGATTACCCATAAAGAAATCGGTCAGCGAGTGTTGGACCGTTTTGCTACTGAGTGCAAGGAAGTTGCAACCATCGAGTCTCATCCAAAAATGGATGGACGAAGCATGTTCCTCGTTCTAGCACCTAAAACTGAAAAGTAATAAGGAGGACTATCCCAATGCCAAAAATGAAAACTCACCGTGGCGCTGCAAAGCGTTTCAAGAAAACTGGTTCTGGTAAACTGAAGCGTTCTCACGCTTATACTAGCCACTTATTTGCAAACAAATCTACTAAAGCTAAGCGTAAGCTTCGTAAAGCGTCTCTAGTTTCTAAGGGCGATTTCAAACGCATTCGTTTCTTATTAACAAATCTTAAGTAATCTCGAACGATTGATATATAGGAGGGAAATTCAATGCCACGTGTAAAAGGCGGTACTGTAACGCGTAAGCGTCGTAAAAAAGTTATTAAATTAGCAAAAGGTTATTATGGTTCAAAACATACATTATATAAAGTAGCAAACCAACAGGTTATGAAATCTTTAATGTATGCATTCCGCGATCGTCGCCAGAAGAAGCGCGACTTCCGTAAACTTTGGATTACTCGTATCAACGCAGCAGCTCGTATGAACGGTCTTTCTTACAGCCGTTTAATGCATGGTTTAAAGCTTGCTGGTATCGAAGTAAACCGCAAGATGCTTGCTGAATTAGCAGTAAGTGATGCAAACGCATTTGCTGAATTAGCAAACGTTGCAAAACAACAACAGAAATAATAATGAAGCCATTCTCCATGGGAGGATGGCTTTTTCTATAAGGGAGATGGGGAATTGAGTACCATTTTTGTAGTGTATATCATCATGAATCTGATTGGTTTGATTGTGATGAAGATAGATAAAGAGCGAGCAAAAAATCACCAATACCGGATTAGTGAAAAAACATTGTGGCTAATTGCTATATTTGGCGGTGCTGTTGGTACAACAGCAGGAATGCAACTTTTTAGGCATAAAACAAAGCACATGCCTTTTAAATGGGGCTTTCCATTACTAGCCGCAGCAGAAATCATTCTTTTAGGCTATTTTTACAGTTTGTAGACATAACAGCATGGTCCTATTTATATGCTTAATTAACAAGAAAGATTAACACCGAGGGGGCTTTGTTTTATGAATGAGGACTTGTCTTTGCTGTTAATCATGGTGGAGGCTGGCGGTATTTTTGCACCATTGGCTTTCATGCTATTTCATCTGTTAAGATCGTTCTTATTTATTCCTGTCTCGGTCGTCGTCATTGCTGGAGGCGTGTTATTTGGAACTATATGGGGGACTATTTATTCGGTCATCGGTTTAATGGGAGTCAGTATCTTTTTCTATGCTTTTATTGATAGAATGCCAAAAACACAGGAGCGGATTATTAAAATTAAAAACCGATGGTTCGGAGAATATCGCAACCTTACTGTTGGTCAAATTGCCATTTTGAGACTAATTCCATTTGTCCACTATCACCTCTTAAGCTTTTGTTTAAAACAAAGAAAACCTAAATTTAAAGAGTACATGAAGGCGTCTTTCGTAACGAATATTCCAATCGCATTTTTCTTTACCATCTTTGGTGAATATATAAGTTCGTTTAGCCCTATTTTTATCGTAATGACTTTATTTGGATTAACTGGTCTTGTTTATCTTTTAAGAGAAAAGCAGAATGTGATCAAATGGAACGCTTTTTTTAAAAGAACAAAAGAAAAAGCCGCTGGCTAAGCGGCTATTTTTGATGCAAAAATTCATGAATCGGACTTTTCCAATTAATTTGCGCAACTGGATATTTTTCGTGAATCTTTTCCTCGATAAAATAAAAGTCTTCCTTGGCCATGCCTTTAATGGAAGAGGTTTGATCCGGCCAAAGAGAAATGGAAACAACATCTATCGTGTTTTTGGAAGCACCTAAGTATTTTTCTCCCGTAAAGACAGCACCATTGTAGGTGATTTGGAAATTTTTCACAACCTCCTTATTGTCTATTAGTAAGAAACGTTTGTGTTTTCGCGCTGCTTCTAATTTACGTGTAGGTTTAAGGAAGTATTTAATACTTACAAAAATTATGAAAATGAATAAGAAAAGTAACACTATACGCAGCAGCCAAACCATGGTCATGCCTCCTAGTACTTTTAACTACTTTACGATTGAGAAAGAGAAAAGTTTCATTCTTTCCACACTTTGGTATAATTTTTGCTAAGGGAATAGTATATTAACGATTTATTACAAAATTAAGTGTTTTATTCTTCATACATAATAGAATGGAACAAAACAAAAATCGGGGGATTGTAATGGAATATAAAGTGAAAATTAAGTTGATAAATAATGAAGCAAAATTACCGTATCGTGCAAATGAAGGTGACGCTGGCATGGATTTATTTTCTATTGAGGAAAAGATAATCAAGGCTGGAGAATCCGAATTAATACGAACAGGAATACAAATGGAATTACCTGAAGGAACAGAGGCACAGATTAGACCTAGAAGTGGATTAGCTTTAAAACATTCTATTACAGTACTAAATAGCCCAGGAACGATTGATGAGGGATACAGAGGCGAAATCCAGGTGATTTTAATAAACCACGGGAAAGAAGATTTTAAGGTAGAGAAACAGATGAGAATTGCTCAGATGGTTATAACTCCAGTAATACAGGTTAAACTTGAAAGAACAGAGGTTTTATCCAACACGGAAAGAGATAAAGGTGGGTTCGGTTCATCAGGTGAATAAATAAGCAAAGATCTATCATGGTTGTCCCATACATGATTGTGCAAGAGAAGTTATCCATAAATGAAAACCTTAATTTTGGATTATATCAAAATTAGGGTTTTTTTTATAATGTTTATCAATTGTTTTGAATTATTTTAAATAAAATTAATATTTTGTTTTACATTATTAAAGTTTATGTTAAACTATTATTAAATTAAGAAAAGGGGTGGTTGATGTGGATAGTAAAAATGTTCCAAGCTGGATTCTGTCTTTGGAGAGTGAGGATTTGGAATTTATTAAAAACTTTGTTCTGAATTCAGGTTCTCTAAAAGAAATCGCAAAGATTTATGAAGTCTCATATCCAACCGTAAGAATTAAACTAGATAGGCTAATTGAAAAAATAAAAATAAACGATGTCATAGATAACGAGGAATTTATCAAGTTTATCAAAAGGCTTTCAATTGATGATCGTATAAGCCTTGAGGATGCAAAATTGATTATTGAAAAATATAAACAAGAAAAGGATGAGAAGTAATGGTTGATTTTTATGGGGTTTTAATAGCTGCCGGTGTATTAGCTGTTCAATATTTTTTTTCAACTAGGAATAGTGTTTTTTGGGGGGCAATTATACCAGTAGCTTATATTGTTGTTTTAACATGGATGCTTGTAACAAGCCGTATTGAAAGTGCAATTGCCTTCATCCTAATACTGATTTTAGGGATACTTTTTCTTATTGCAGAATGGAATGGTGGTAGAAAGTATCTTCGTGAGAAAAGACGAAAAGAATTAGATAGAATGAAAACTCATGATATGTAATAGGGATTATGGAAATGGAAAAAGCATATTTTGCAAAAAATGAAGTAAATTATCAAAGACAGAATAACTATTAGATAAACCTTATTTTCTGTATAATAAAATTTGAGCATACATAAAGGGGGCGATACAATGGCTAATTTAGATGAGACTTTAACGATGTTAAAGGATTTAACCGATGCCAAAGGAATTCCCGGCAACGAGAGGGAAGTTCGCAAAGTAATGACGAAATACATAGCACCATATGCGGATGACGTAACGACAGACGGCCTTGGCAGTCTAATTGCCAAGAAGGTGGGAAAAGAGGGCGGTCCTAGAATTATCGTAGCTGGCCACTTAGATGAAGTTGGTTTCATGGTTACACAAATTGATGATAAGGGATTCCTTCGTTTTCAACCAGTTGGCGGCTGGTGGTCACAAGTTATGCTCGCTCAGCGTGTAACGATTGTGACAAAAAAGGGTGATATCCTTGGTGTTATTGGGTCAAAGCCTCCACACATATTATCGGTAGAAGCACGTAAGAAACCAGTAGAAATAAAAGATATGTTCATTGATATTGGTGCCTCTAGCCGTGAGGAAGCTCTTGGATGGGGTGTCCTTCCGGGAGATATGGTTGTACCATATTTCGAGTTTACGGTTATGAATAATGAAAAAATGCTTTTGGCAAAAGCATGGGATAACCGCATTGGCTGTGCGATTGCTATTGATGTATTGAAGCAGTTAAAGGGTGTGGAACATCCGAACGAGGTTTATGGACTCGGAACAACTCAAGAGGAAATCGGCTCACGTGGCGCCAAAACCTCTGCGGAGAAAATTAATCCTGATATCGGTTTTGCTGTCGATGTTGGTATTGCTGGAGATACACCTGGAATTTCTGAAAAAGAAGCAATGAGCAAAATGGGGAAAGGTCCACAAATCATTTTATACGATGCTACCCTTGTGGCACATAAAGGTTTGCGTGATTTTATTATTACCGTTGCTGATGAGATGAATATCCCTTATCAATTCGATGTTATTCCAGGAGGAGGGACAGATGCCGGTCCTATCCATACTTCACACACTGGAGTTCCGTCGATAGCCATAACGATTGCAACACGTTATATCCATTCACATGCAGCAATGCTACATCGTGATGACTATGAAAATGCAGTGAAACTGATTGTTGAAGTGATCAAGCGATTAGACCGGGAGACAGTTGATAAAATTACCTTTGAATAGAAATTGATGTCCTCGATATTATGTCGGGGACTTTTTTACTGGCGGATGGCGAGAAATACTGGCGGATAGCAAGAAATACTGGCGGATAGCGAGAAATACTGGCGGATGGCGAGAAATACTGGCGGATGGCGAGAAATACTGGCGGATGGCGTAGAAATACTGATGGATAGCGAGAAATACTGATGGATAGCGAGAAATACTGGCGGATGGCGAGAAATACTGGCGGATAATCATAAATAGAGCTGCCGAGTTCAAATCGGCAGCACCATACTAAATTACTTTAACCCATTTTCAAGTGTTGCAAGCATTTCCTTCTTTTCTTCCTCAGAGGAGTTCTTCCAAATAACCTCAAATAATACTCCTAAGCCTGGAAGCATTTTTTCCTCGCCATTTTGGATGGCGTCAACAATTGTATCTTCTAATTCATCTTGGGAGTTACCAGCAACATTGTGAATAATAGCATTGCGCAAATTTAAATTCATCATCACACACTCCTTATTAATCCTGTATTTCTTTAATATGATTTCTATATTTGGTTTTATTATGTATTTTTTTTGGGATATAATGAGAAAAAACACTAGAGGAGAACAAACTTGAAGCATATTGAATCCATTCAAAACCCTAAAGTAAAACAATGGAAAAAGCTGTTAACGAAAAAGGAGCGGGATAAATCCGGAACCTTCTTAGTTGAGGGCTTTCATTTAGTCGAAGAAGCATTAAAACAAAGTGAGCGTGTAATCGAAATTATCGTTTCTGATAAGACTGGTCTCCCGCCGCGCTGGGATTCTGGAGAAATACCCGTTACAATTGTTACGGAAGAAATATCAAATTCTCTTTCTGACACAGAGGCACCGCAAGGGATTTATGCGGTTTGCCGCCAGATTCTAATAGATGTACCGAATGCAAAGACGTACCTGCTAATTGATGCAGTACAAGATCCAGGAAACTTGGGTACGATGATTCGAACGGCTGACGCAGCTGGTATTGACGCAGTAATCGTAGGTAAGGGAAGCGTGGATGTATATAATTCAAAGGTACTTCGCTCGGGACAAGGCAGTCATTTTCACCTGCCCATCATAAGAGGCGATCTCAATGAGTGGATCGAAAAACTCAATGCGAAAAATATTTCGGTTTACGGTACAGCACTGGAAGGTGCATCTGCATATACTGATATTTCAACAGATGATTCCTTTGCCTTACTGGTTGGCAATGAAGGCAGCGGGGTTAACAAAGAACTTCTTGAAAAAACGACAGCAAACCTTTATATTCCCATCTACGGTAAAAGTGAATCACTCAATGTCGCAGTAGCAACAGGCATCCTGTTATATTTTTTTAAAAAATAGACGATACTAGTTTGAATCATTAAGTAAAATATTATATAATAATTTACATTATTGAAAATAACCAAAGACGTTGACGGAGAAAAGTATCTTATCAATGACCATTTAGGGAGAAAGTGCCGTGACTGAAAGCACTTTTATGGGCATGTTAAGAGAAGTTCACCTCCTGAGTTGGCATCGGGACCACGAAAGTACTTTCGTGTAAAGGTGCACCGGCCTATGCCGTTATCACAATCAAGCGAACACTTGTGTTTTTTACATACTGTGTTTACAAGGGTGGTACCGCGACTATAAACCTCGTCCCTTTCCAGGGATGGGGTTTTTTTGTTTTTCAAAAAGTCATTCACCATTATATGAAAATAAGGAGGAACTTCAAATGCAAGAACGTTTAAAGGAATTGCAGCAGGAAGCTATTCAAAGTATTGAACAGTCTTCAAGCTTAAAAGAATTAAATGACATTCGCGTTGCTTATTTAGGGAAAAAAGGACCAATCACGGAAGTACTTCGTGGAATGGGTAAACTTTCAGCCGAGGAGCGTCCAATGATGGGGGCACTCGCAAATGAAGTCCGTGAAGCCATTGCGACCACATTAGAAGCAAAACAAAAGGGTCTAGAGGAAGCGGCTGTATTAGAGAAACTAGCTTCTGAGTCGATTGATGTAACACTTCCAGGAAGACCGGTTAAAGTTGGTAACCACCATCCACTAACAAGAATCATTGAAGAAATTGAAGATTTATTTATTGGTATGGGTTATCAAGTGGCTGAAGGACCTGAAGTAGAGCAGGATTATTATAACTTTGAGGCTCTTAATTTACCAAAGGGTCATCCGGCACGCGATATGCAGGATTCCTTCTATATTACAGATGAAATTTTACTGCGCACGCATACATCGCCAGTACAGGCACGGACAATGGAAAAGAACCAGGGTAAAGGCCCAATCAAAATCATCTGCCCAGGTAAAGTGTACCGCCGTGATAATGATGATGCGACACACTCTCACCAGTTCATGCAAATTGAAGGTCTCGTTGTCGGCGAGAATATCCGTATGAGTGACCTAAAAGGCACTTTAGAGGTTTTTGCAAAGAAAATGTTTGGTGAAGACCGTGAAATCAGATTACGACCAAGTTTCTTCCCGTTTACAGAGCCTTCTGTTGAGATGGATATTTCTTGCATGATTTGCGGCGGACATGGCTGTAATGTTTGTAAGAAAACAGGCTGGATTGAGATTCTTGGAGCAGGAATGGTTCATCCAAACGTCCTTGAAATGGCTGGCTATGATTCTAAAAAATACACTGGATTTGCATTTGGAATGGGACCAGAGCGAATTGCCATGTTGAAATACGGCGTTGATGATATTCGTCATTTCTATACAAATGATGTACGGTTCTTAAAACAATTTTCTAAACATGAGTAGAGGAGGAGCATAAAATGTTTGTTTCATATAAATGGCTCCAGGATTATGTTGATTTATCCGGAGTATCGGCTGATGAGTTAGCAGAAAAAATTACAAAGAGTGGGATTGAGGTTGAGGGCGTAGAGGTCCTTAACGAAGGGATTACAGGAGTAGTGGTTGGTCACGTTATTGAACGTGTACAGCATCCGAATGCAGATAAATTAAGCAAATGCCAAGTTGATATTGGTCAGGGCGAACCTGTTCAAATTATTTGCGGCGCACCGAATGTGGCACAAGGGCAAAAGGTAGCAGTGGCAACCGTTGGTGCGGTTTTACCAGGTAACTTTAAAATAAAGCGTGCGAAGCTTCGCGGTGAGGAATCAAATGGAATGATCTGCTCACTAACTGAGCTTGGTATTGAAGCGAAGGTTGTAGCGAAGGAATATTCTGAAGGGATCTTTGTTTTCCCTCAAGACGCAGAAGTTGGAACAGACGCAATCGCGTTATTAAACCGTAATGATGAAGTCCTTGAGCTTGGACTAACTCCAAATCGTGCGGATTGCTTGAGTATGCTTGGTGTAGCATATGAAGTAGCCGCGATTCTTGGACGCGATGTCAAGCAGCCAGAAATCGATCTTCAGCCAGTGAATGAAAAAGCAACAGATTATATCACTGTTAAAGTTGATGCTAATGAGGATAATCCTTTATATGTTGCCAAAGTAATTAAAAACGTAAAAATTGGTCCTGCACCATTATGGATGCAAACAAGACTAATGTCTGCAGGTATTCGTCCACACAATAATGTAGTCGATATCACTAACTACATTTTATTAGAATATGGTCAACCCCTGCATGCATTTGATTATGATCGCTTAGGTTCAAAGGAAATCCTTGTTCGCCGTGCAAATGATGGTGAGAAATTCACAACATTAGATGACGCAGAACGAACATTAACTTCTGACCACTTAGTGATTACAAATGGAATTGAGCCTGTAGCATTAGCCGGCGTTATGGGCGGAGCAAATTCTGAGGTTACATCAGATACAACAACTGTGTTGCTGGAGGCGGCTTATTTTACAGGAGGAACTGTAAGAAAAGCATCGAAAGACCACGGTTTACGTAGTGAAGCAAGTGCTCGTTTTGAAAAGGGTGTCGATCCAAATCGCGTTCGTGCTGCGGGTGAGCGTGCTGCCTACTTAATGGCAAAATACGCTGGCGGCGAAGTATTAGAAGGTGCTTCTGAAATTGATACACTAACAGTTGAGCCAGCAGTCGTATCAATCACACTTGAAAAAATCAATAGTGTCATCGGCACAAACTTGACTGTGGCCGATGTGGAAGCCATTTTTGAACGACTTCAATTTACGGTAACCAGTGAAGATGAGACGATTACGGTTACAGCTCCAACACGTCGTGGCGACATCAAAATTGAGGAAGACTTAATTGAAGAAGTTGCCCGTCTTTATGGCTACGATAACATTCCGAAAACATTGCCAATCGGTTCTGCTACACCAGGTAAATTATCGAGCTATCAGGAAAAAAGACGTATTGTCCGCCAATATTTAGAGGGTGCAGGTTTGTACCAGGCGGTAACGTATTCGTTAACAAGTGAGGAAAAAGCAGCACAATTTGCACTTGAGAAACGTGATTTCATCCGTTTAGCAATGCCAATGAGTGAGGACCGCAGTATTCTGCGTTTAAGCATCATGCCACAACTGTTGGAAGTTTTAAAATACAATAGTGCTCGTCAAAACGACAGCCTCGCTGTTTATGAAACAGGTGCAGTATTCTTAGCCAATGGAAATGAAGTTCTACCTGAAGAGCAGGAGCATTTAGCTGGTGCGATTACAGGTCTATGGCACAGTCATTCATGGCAAGGTGAGAAAAAAGCGGTTGACTTCTATGTGTTAAAAGGTATTTTAGAAGGATTGTTTGCAAAACTTGGCCTTACAGAAAGTGTGACTTATGTTCAGGCTAAAGTGGATAATATGCACCCAGGACGGACAGCTGAAATTCACTTAAATGGTGAAAGAATTGGATTTGTCGGTCAAGTACACCCAACCATGCAAAAAGAATTAGATTTAAAGGATACCTACGTGTTTGAGCTTTCACTAAAAGCAGTTCTTGAAGCAGCAACAGTGGCACTTAGATACGAAGGCATTCCACGTTTCCCTTCAATCACAAGAGACATTGCTCTTGTCGTTGATAAAGAAACAGTCTCAGGCGTGTTAAAGGACATTATTCAAACTGCAGGCGGTAAGCTTCTAAAAGAAGTAAATGTCTTTGATCTATACGAAGGTGATCGCATGGAAGAAGGCAAAAAGTCCATCGCGTACTCTCTAAAATATATGGATCCAGAACGTACATTAACTGATGAAGAAGTTACAAAGGTTCATACTCAAGTGCTTGAAGCATTGAGAAATCAGGCTGGAGCGGTATTGAGAGGGTAATTAAATGGAAAAATGACCTAGTGATAATCCACTAGGTCATTTTTTTATGCTGATATTGATAAAAGAAATTGAGAAAAAATGAAATTTGGACTAATGCAGGCAGCCTGGAGTGACCGAAGAGCATTCATAAAAAGTATTTGGGTTAATGCAGGCAGTCTGGAGCGACCGAAAAGCATTCATAAAAAGCATTTGGGTCAATGCAGGCAGTCTGGAGTGACTGAAGAGAATTCATGAGAAGCATTTGGGTCAATGCATAAATCATCTCCTCTTTTTATTCACCAAATTCATCGCCTTCTCCGTATTAGCAAAGTGTAACTTTACAAACTGTGGCAATACTTCTCTCCCTTTTTTCAAAATCAATTTTGCAGCGGCTTCATCGACTTGAGCACCTGCTCCTTTTGGAATTTTAAAGCCTGCCGAATCACTTAGCTTGTCAAAGTACTGCACAAAAGCATAACGTGCAAGGATCGAAGCGGCAGCTACCGCAAGATGGATACCCTCTGCTTTCGTGCTAAAATAAACATTTTCCCGCGCCACAGCTTTTTGATTTTTAATATGCTGATAATAGGTACTTTCTTGAACAAATTGGTCGATAAGTATTGCTTCAGGTTTAACAGGTGAAATTTTTTCGAGCACATTTAGAATAGCTTGATTATGTAGGAGGGCCTTCATTTTCCCCTGTGACATTCCTGATTTCTGCAGTTGATTATATTTTTCATTTTTTAGTGTCATCAAACTAAATGGAACAATATCTTTTATTACCTTTGCGATGGCAATAATTTTTTCATCATTTAAATCTTTCGAATCTCTGACACCTAATTCTTTTAATAACGGAATATCCTCTTTTCGTACATACGCAGCAACGACAGTAATCGGACCAAAAAAGTCACCAGTACCAACCTCATCTGAACCAATTACCGACATTTGACTGATTCCACTCGGTACACTACCTTTAGGAGCACTCGTTTTAGCAGGTGCAGTGCTCTTTGCTGCTGCCACACCCCATCTACTCGCTTCAGTTTCACTGCCACTTCCTTGAAATAAAACTTTCCCAGACTTATAGGCAGTAATCATCGAGCCTGAAGTCTTGGCAGCAAACACACTCCCTGGAGGAGTCTTTTCTAGTAATTTGCCTTCATAGTAACTTTTCATTTTATTAATTTCAGTCATACTTAGATTTAAAACAACATTTCCCACTCCCAAAACACTCCTCGACAATTTTCTAGTAAAAAGTAAAAAAACTCCAGTTTAAACTGTTTCTCTTTTCGACACATATCCGTTCGTGTTATATTATAAAATAGGGATTTCTTCGAATCGAATGGAGGCAGTAATTTGTCAAATACAGAAAAAACTAGAACAACCGTTGATATATACGGACAGCAATACGTTATTATAGGTGACGAAAGCCAAAGTCATGTTCGACGTGTGGCAGCATTGGTCGATAAAAAACTGCGCGAAATTGGTTCCAGGAATCCACTTCTAGATGTGAATAAGCTCGCCGTCCTAACAGCAGTAAATGCTGTTAATGATTATATTAAAATGAAGGAACAATTAGAGCGGCTGCAATCTGAATTACAAAAGGAAAAGGACTGAATAAGTCATGTTGGATTTAGCAATTATTTTATTATTAATTTTTGGCTTTTTTATCGGTTTAAAAAGAGGCTTCATTTTACAGTTAGTCCATTTAACAGGTTTTATTATTGCATACATAGTGGCAAATTTATACTATGACGATTTGGCACCAAGACTAACGCTATGGGTTCCCTATCCAAATCTCGGTACTGTTGCTCCTTTAAAACTATTAGGTGAGAATGGTAATATGGAGGAAGCCTTTTACCGTGCCATTTCCTTTGTTATCATTTTCTTTGCGGTAAAAATCTTACTGCAGATTATTGGATCCATGCTTGATTTTATTGCCCATTTGCCTGTTCTTAAGCAATTAAATGTTTGGGCAGGAGGAA from Neobacillus sp. CF12 encodes:
- the infC gene encoding translation initiation factor IF-3 — its product is MLLNEGIRAREVRLIDQNGEQLGIKTKFEALEIAGRVNLDLVLVAPNAKPPVARIMDYGKFKFENQKKEKEARKNQKIIVTKEVRLSPTIDEHDFNTKLRNAIKFLEKGDKVKASIRFKGRAITHKEIGQRVLDRFATECKEVATIESHPKMDGRSMFLVLAPKTEK
- the rpmI gene encoding 50S ribosomal protein L35; its protein translation is MPKMKTHRGAAKRFKKTGSGKLKRSHAYTSHLFANKSTKAKRKLRKASLVSKGDFKRIRFLLTNLK
- the rplT gene encoding 50S ribosomal protein L20; this translates as MPRVKGGTVTRKRRKKVIKLAKGYYGSKHTLYKVANQQVMKSLMYAFRDRRQKKRDFRKLWITRINAAARMNGLSYSRLMHGLKLAGIEVNRKMLAELAVSDANAFAELANVAKQQQK
- a CDS encoding DUF1294 domain-containing protein, which produces MNLIGLIVMKIDKERAKNHQYRISEKTLWLIAIFGGAVGTTAGMQLFRHKTKHMPFKWGFPLLAAAEIILLGYFYSL
- a CDS encoding VTT domain-containing protein; translation: MNEDLSLLLIMVEAGGIFAPLAFMLFHLLRSFLFIPVSVVVIAGGVLFGTIWGTIYSVIGLMGVSIFFYAFIDRMPKTQERIIKIKNRWFGEYRNLTVGQIAILRLIPFVHYHLLSFCLKQRKPKFKEYMKASFVTNIPIAFFFTIFGEYISSFSPIFIVMTLFGLTGLVYLLREKQNVIKWNAFFKRTKEKAAG
- a CDS encoding sigma-w pathway protein ysdB produces the protein MVWLLRIVLLFLFIFIIFVSIKYFLKPTRKLEAARKHKRFLLIDNKEVVKNFQITYNGAVFTGEKYLGASKNTIDVVSISLWPDQTSSIKGMAKEDFYFIEEKIHEKYPVAQINWKSPIHEFLHQK
- the dut gene encoding dUTP diphosphatase, with the translated sequence MEYKVKIKLINNEAKLPYRANEGDAGMDLFSIEEKIIKAGESELIRTGIQMELPEGTEAQIRPRSGLALKHSITVLNSPGTIDEGYRGEIQVILINHGKEDFKVEKQMRIAQMVITPVIQVKLERTEVLSNTERDKGGFGSSGE
- a CDS encoding DUF2089 family protein, whose product is MDSKNVPSWILSLESEDLEFIKNFVLNSGSLKEIAKIYEVSYPTVRIKLDRLIEKIKINDVIDNEEFIKFIKRLSIDDRISLEDAKLIIEKYKQEKDEK
- a CDS encoding M42 family metallopeptidase, whose translation is MANLDETLTMLKDLTDAKGIPGNEREVRKVMTKYIAPYADDVTTDGLGSLIAKKVGKEGGPRIIVAGHLDEVGFMVTQIDDKGFLRFQPVGGWWSQVMLAQRVTIVTKKGDILGVIGSKPPHILSVEARKKPVEIKDMFIDIGASSREEALGWGVLPGDMVVPYFEFTVMNNEKMLLAKAWDNRIGCAIAIDVLKQLKGVEHPNEVYGLGTTQEEIGSRGAKTSAEKINPDIGFAVDVGIAGDTPGISEKEAMSKMGKGPQIILYDATLVAHKGLRDFIITVADEMNIPYQFDVIPGGGTDAGPIHTSHTGVPSIAITIATRYIHSHAAMLHRDDYENAVKLIVEVIKRLDRETVDKITFE
- the sspI gene encoding small acid-soluble spore protein SspI; this encodes MNLNLRNAIIHNVAGNSQDELEDTIVDAIQNGEEKMLPGLGVLFEVIWKNSSEEEKKEMLATLENGLK
- a CDS encoding RNA methyltransferase, whose product is MKHIESIQNPKVKQWKKLLTKKERDKSGTFLVEGFHLVEEALKQSERVIEIIVSDKTGLPPRWDSGEIPVTIVTEEISNSLSDTEAPQGIYAVCRQILIDVPNAKTYLLIDAVQDPGNLGTMIRTADAAGIDAVIVGKGSVDVYNSKVLRSGQGSHFHLPIIRGDLNEWIEKLNAKNISVYGTALEGASAYTDISTDDSFALLVGNEGSGVNKELLEKTTANLYIPIYGKSESLNVAVATGILLYFFKK
- the pheS gene encoding phenylalanine--tRNA ligase subunit alpha; protein product: MQERLKELQQEAIQSIEQSSSLKELNDIRVAYLGKKGPITEVLRGMGKLSAEERPMMGALANEVREAIATTLEAKQKGLEEAAVLEKLASESIDVTLPGRPVKVGNHHPLTRIIEEIEDLFIGMGYQVAEGPEVEQDYYNFEALNLPKGHPARDMQDSFYITDEILLRTHTSPVQARTMEKNQGKGPIKIICPGKVYRRDNDDATHSHQFMQIEGLVVGENIRMSDLKGTLEVFAKKMFGEDREIRLRPSFFPFTEPSVEMDISCMICGGHGCNVCKKTGWIEILGAGMVHPNVLEMAGYDSKKYTGFAFGMGPERIAMLKYGVDDIRHFYTNDVRFLKQFSKHE